Proteins co-encoded in one Lasioglossum baleicum chromosome 3, iyLasBale1, whole genome shotgun sequence genomic window:
- the Hd gene encoding humpty dumpty isoform X1 translates to MEEPEKVQTSEWKRPDQVMQLHRLKIKKRALQARMNNTRVNRENVEVQSTGIGKMCNGNASQSIAQKRKNPFAKDEVKKRQNVTPTELEASNDNTLFELLKIEAPKKPLEEPVPIESPLTFSNILSKIDGKNTNLDVETLKGEKYFPIDWTLKTKMRFMSLKSFPWNSKLKTSEEASGTTGFVRCLDISETDSTLDTSPNARLHRCCLIWQHPSLPWLELFPRSAGKVSSNLTSSLPFVTNISIKDALYKDWSESFRSLFHLLRAGQCPYFYVCANNFTVLFRAAGICGISEAHALLTPTTRGFRQSLKQEEIEYTMPLRKDSKRRSDVTDSGCDTLDAPAMTGTESNQSESQSVDDDEDETQDEWLQSLGVENSEIRKIQSSQTRMTLEKETEIDNMKQSLIFVKGVEAQGLFNFLINCKSAITTTGSLAGVPPTLLAPVAFHGASLRSIKVKESTVRVDNERYFSLELKGPLLPHVLPSLCSLMKSSQLDQYSASCAQLDSTAAFTAAKHGSEQTESNEAPKIPQNIFAKENLSDCGFNDELLKHFCSSDSSHIQIIESIKYSNNLYTWS, encoded by the exons ATGGAGGAGCCAGAAAAAGTACAAACATCAGAATGGAAGAGGCCCGATCAAGTAATGCAGTTACATCGACTGAAGATAAAGAAACGTGCACTCCAAGCACGTATGAACAATACACGAGTTAACAGAGAAAATGTAGAAGTTCAATCTACTGGTATAGGAAAGATGTGCAATGGTAATGCTAGTCAAAGTATAGCTCAAAAACGGAAAAATCCTTTCGCGAAAGATGAAGTCAAGAAAAGACAGAATGTAACTCCTACAGAGTTGGAAGCCAGTAACGATAACACATTATTCGAGCTTTTGAAAATCGAAGCACCGAAGAAACCGCTTGAAGAACCAGTACCCATAGAATCTCCTTTGACATTCTCTAATATACTTTCAAAAATAGATGGGAAAAATACTAATCTAGACGTGGAAACGCTGAAAGGTGAAAAGTATTTCCCAATAGATTGGACGCTAAAGACAAAAATGAGATTTATGTCTTTGAAATCGTTTCCATGGAATTCTAAATTAAAAACTAGCGAAGAAGCATCTGGCACAACTGGATTTGTAAGATGTTTAGATATTAGCGAAACAGATTCGACGCTAGACACTAGTCCGAACGCAAG GCTTCATAGGTGTTGCTTAATATGGCAGCATCCTTCGCTACCGTGGTTAGAATTGTTCCCCCGCTCTGCTGGCAAAGTGAGTTCTAATTTAACAAGTAGTTTGCCTTTTGTGACTAACATTTCTATCAAAGATGCTTTATACAAAGACTGGAGCGAAAGCTTTAGATCCCTTTTCCACTTACTACGAGCAGGTCAATGCCCATATTTTTATGTCTGTGCAAATAATTTCACTGTATTATTTCGTGCTGCTGGTATTTGTGGAATATCTGAAGCTCATGCACTCTTGACACCCACTACACGTGGTTTTCGACAATCGCTGAAGCAGGAAG AAATAGAATATACAATGCCTCTGAGAAAAGACTCTAAAAGACGGTCAGATGTAACTGATTCTGGCTGTGACACATTGGATGCGCCTGCAATGACTGGCACGGAATCGAATCAATCGGAAAGTCAAAGTGTTGACGATGACGAGGATGAAACCCAAGATGAGTGGCTGCAAAGTCTTGGAGTTGAGAATTCTGAgattcgcaaaattcagagTTCTCAG ACGAGAATGACGTTGGAAAAGGAAACCGAAATAGATAACATGAAACAGTCTCTAATTTTTGTGAAAGGTGTTGAGGCGCAAGgtctattcaattttttaattaactgtAAATCTGCTATTACAACCACTGGATCATTGGCAGGAGTGCCTCCAACTCTCTTAGCCCCTGTAGCCTTCCACGGTGCTTCGTTAAGATCAATTAAG GTGAAAGAAAGCACTGTACGCGTTGATAACGAAAGATATTTTTCTTTGGAACTGAAGGGGCCATTATTACCGCATGTGTTACCATCTCTTTGTTCTTTAATGAAATCTAGCCAGCTGGACCAATATTCCGCAAGCTGTGCACAACTAGATTCAACAGCTGCATTTACAGCGGCAAAACACGGTTCCG AACAAACGGAGTCAAACGAAGCGCCAAAAATACCACAGAATATATTCGCTAAGGAAAATCTCAGTGATTGTGGATTTAACGACGAATTATTGAAACATTTCTGCAGCTCCGATTCGTCGCACATCCAAATCATAGaaagtattaaatattcaaataatttgtaCACGTGGTCTTGA
- the Hd gene encoding humpty dumpty isoform X2 produces MEEPEKVQTSEWKRPDQVMQLHRLKIKKRALQARMNNTRVNRENVEVQSTGIGKMCNGNASQSIAQKRKNPFAKDEVKKRQNVTPTELEASNDNTLFELLKIEAPKKPLEEPVPIESPLTFSNILSKIDGKNTNLDVETLKGEKYFPIDWTLKTKMRFMSLKSFPWNSKLKTSEEASGTTGFVRCLDISETDSTLDTSPNARLHRCCLIWQHPSLPWLELFPRSAGKVSSNLTSSLPFVTNISIKDALYKDWSESFRSLFHLLRAGQCPYFYVCANNFTVLFRAAGICGISEAHALLTPTTRGFRQSLKQEEIEYTMPLRKDSKRRSDVTDSGCDTLDAPAMTGTESNQSESQSVDDDEDETQDEWLQSLGVENSEIRKIQSSQTRMTLEKETEIDNMKQSLIFVKGVEAQGLFNFLINCKSAITTTGSLAGVPPTLLAPVAFHGASLRSIKPAGPIFRKLCTTRFNSCIYSGKTRFRTNGVKRSAKNTTEYIR; encoded by the exons ATGGAGGAGCCAGAAAAAGTACAAACATCAGAATGGAAGAGGCCCGATCAAGTAATGCAGTTACATCGACTGAAGATAAAGAAACGTGCACTCCAAGCACGTATGAACAATACACGAGTTAACAGAGAAAATGTAGAAGTTCAATCTACTGGTATAGGAAAGATGTGCAATGGTAATGCTAGTCAAAGTATAGCTCAAAAACGGAAAAATCCTTTCGCGAAAGATGAAGTCAAGAAAAGACAGAATGTAACTCCTACAGAGTTGGAAGCCAGTAACGATAACACATTATTCGAGCTTTTGAAAATCGAAGCACCGAAGAAACCGCTTGAAGAACCAGTACCCATAGAATCTCCTTTGACATTCTCTAATATACTTTCAAAAATAGATGGGAAAAATACTAATCTAGACGTGGAAACGCTGAAAGGTGAAAAGTATTTCCCAATAGATTGGACGCTAAAGACAAAAATGAGATTTATGTCTTTGAAATCGTTTCCATGGAATTCTAAATTAAAAACTAGCGAAGAAGCATCTGGCACAACTGGATTTGTAAGATGTTTAGATATTAGCGAAACAGATTCGACGCTAGACACTAGTCCGAACGCAAG GCTTCATAGGTGTTGCTTAATATGGCAGCATCCTTCGCTACCGTGGTTAGAATTGTTCCCCCGCTCTGCTGGCAAAGTGAGTTCTAATTTAACAAGTAGTTTGCCTTTTGTGACTAACATTTCTATCAAAGATGCTTTATACAAAGACTGGAGCGAAAGCTTTAGATCCCTTTTCCACTTACTACGAGCAGGTCAATGCCCATATTTTTATGTCTGTGCAAATAATTTCACTGTATTATTTCGTGCTGCTGGTATTTGTGGAATATCTGAAGCTCATGCACTCTTGACACCCACTACACGTGGTTTTCGACAATCGCTGAAGCAGGAAG AAATAGAATATACAATGCCTCTGAGAAAAGACTCTAAAAGACGGTCAGATGTAACTGATTCTGGCTGTGACACATTGGATGCGCCTGCAATGACTGGCACGGAATCGAATCAATCGGAAAGTCAAAGTGTTGACGATGACGAGGATGAAACCCAAGATGAGTGGCTGCAAAGTCTTGGAGTTGAGAATTCTGAgattcgcaaaattcagagTTCTCAG ACGAGAATGACGTTGGAAAAGGAAACCGAAATAGATAACATGAAACAGTCTCTAATTTTTGTGAAAGGTGTTGAGGCGCAAGgtctattcaattttttaattaactgtAAATCTGCTATTACAACCACTGGATCATTGGCAGGAGTGCCTCCAACTCTCTTAGCCCCTGTAGCCTTCCACGGTGCTTCGTTAAGATCAATTAAG CCAGCTGGACCAATATTCCGCAAGCTGTGCACAACTAGATTCAACAGCTGCATTTACAGCGGCAAAACACGGTTCCG AACAAACGGAGTCAAACGAAGCGCCAAAAATACCACAGAATATATTCGCTAA